From the genome of Gracilimonas sp., one region includes:
- a CDS encoding glutamine synthetase beta-grasp domain-containing protein — protein sequence MAYSKLEYIWLDGFKPTQLLRSKTKVVHDFSGKLEDCPIWNFDGSSTNQATGDSSDCLLKPVAIFPDPDRENGFLVMTEVLNADGTPHETNGRAAIDDDSDDFWFGFEQEYFLHDPETGLPLGFPVGGYPAPQGPYYCGVGGTRAFGRDIIDEHLDLCLEAGLNVEGINAEVAAGQWEFQIFAKGAHSAGDQIWVARYLIERTAEKYGLAIDWHPKPLGDTDWNGSGMHANFSNGKMRDEGGEKYMKQVCDAFGNYIKEHIDVYGADNDQRLTGKHETQSIDKFSYGVSDRGASIRIPVTTVEDGWVGRLEDRRPASNADPYKVAGRIIKTVNSVS from the coding sequence ATGGCGTATTCCAAACTTGAGTATATATGGCTTGATGGTTTCAAACCAACCCAGCTATTGAGAAGTAAAACCAAAGTGGTGCACGATTTCAGTGGAAAGCTGGAAGACTGCCCGATATGGAACTTTGATGGTAGTTCAACCAATCAGGCTACCGGCGATTCTTCCGATTGCTTGCTTAAACCTGTAGCTATTTTCCCTGATCCTGACCGTGAAAACGGATTCCTGGTAATGACAGAGGTACTGAATGCTGACGGTACACCTCATGAAACCAATGGACGTGCTGCAATTGATGACGATAGTGACGATTTTTGGTTCGGTTTTGAACAAGAGTATTTTTTACATGATCCTGAAACCGGATTGCCACTTGGATTTCCAGTTGGTGGATACCCGGCACCTCAGGGACCCTATTATTGTGGAGTAGGCGGTACCAGAGCTTTTGGGCGCGACATTATTGACGAGCACTTAGATCTTTGCCTTGAAGCAGGTCTTAATGTTGAAGGGATTAACGCTGAGGTTGCAGCTGGTCAGTGGGAGTTCCAGATTTTTGCTAAAGGTGCACACAGTGCCGGAGATCAAATCTGGGTGGCCCGCTACCTGATTGAAAGAACAGCTGAGAAATATGGTTTGGCTATCGACTGGCATCCAAAACCACTGGGCGATACCGACTGGAATGGTTCTGGAATGCATGCCAACTTCTCAAATGGTAAAATGAGAGATGAAGGCGGTGAGAAGTATATGAAGCAAGTTTGTGATGCTTTTGGAAATTACATTAAGGAGCACATTGATGTATATGGCGCTGACAACGATCAGCGACTAACCGGTAAGCACGAAACACAATCCATAGATAAATTTAGTTATGGTGTTTCTGATCGCGGTGCTTCCATTCGTATTCCGGTAACAACCGTTGAAGACGGATGGGTAGGCCGCCTTGAAGATCGCCGACCAGCTTCCAATGCAGATCCTTATAAAGTAGCAGGCCGTATTATTAAGACGGTAAATTCAGTTTCATAA
- a CDS encoding 1,4-dihydroxy-2-naphthoate polyprenyltransferase, translating into MKESKFALWVEAARPKTLAAALVPVLVGASLAWQAESLNWINSLVALVCAFLIQIGTNFANDYFDFVKGSDTDERIGFRRATAAGLISAGAMKKATILTMGLAFFLGLYLVWAAGWVVLAIGVLSLIFGVLYTGGPFPLGYNGLGDIFVFIFFGIVAVMTTYYVNTLEWSEASFWASLAVGGLCVNILVVNNLRDVEQDKKSGKRTIGVLFGETTLKLEYLLMVALAFAIPPHFYVQLGYNIWIMLPYISLPLAGFYTYRIWTEKDKSQLNPMLERTAQYMVVFGILFSIGILMN; encoded by the coding sequence TTGAAAGAATCAAAATTTGCACTTTGGGTTGAAGCTGCCCGTCCCAAAACCCTTGCCGCTGCGCTTGTTCCCGTATTGGTGGGAGCCTCTCTTGCATGGCAGGCAGAATCGCTAAACTGGATCAATTCTTTGGTAGCACTGGTCTGTGCATTCCTGATTCAAATAGGTACGAATTTCGCCAATGACTACTTTGACTTTGTGAAAGGTTCAGACACTGATGAGCGCATAGGATTTCGCCGGGCAACCGCTGCCGGACTCATCTCAGCCGGTGCCATGAAAAAAGCGACTATCCTGACCATGGGACTTGCCTTCTTTTTAGGACTTTACTTGGTATGGGCCGCAGGTTGGGTAGTTTTGGCAATTGGAGTTTTGTCCCTGATTTTTGGCGTGCTCTATACCGGCGGACCTTTTCCCCTGGGTTACAATGGACTGGGTGATATTTTTGTGTTCATCTTCTTCGGGATTGTAGCCGTCATGACCACTTATTACGTAAATACCCTTGAATGGTCGGAAGCTTCCTTCTGGGCCTCTCTGGCCGTAGGCGGATTATGTGTGAATATTCTGGTGGTTAACAACCTGAGGGATGTGGAGCAGGACAAAAAATCAGGCAAACGAACCATTGGCGTACTTTTTGGAGAAACCACACTGAAGCTCGAATATCTGTTGATGGTAGCTCTGGCTTTTGCCATCCCTCCCCATTTCTATGTACAGCTTGGATATAATATCTGGATTATGCTTCCTTACATCAGTCTGCCCCTGGCTGGATTCTACACGTACAGAATCTGGACGGAAAAGGATAAATCACAATTAAACCCGATGCTTGAACGAACCGCTCAGTACATGGTAGTGTTTGGTATTCTCTTCTCCATTGGAATTCTGATGAACTAA
- the menC gene encoding o-succinylbenzoate synthase has translation MLDYYTYRLPFKQPFRSAVNTFSHREGIILVYTEGDIEAYGEIAPLPGFSDESLTQIKEVLKVNHAHLQQALQSVDGKQMLHVLEQIHQFPSLSFGLDTLVHDLEAKKAGKSLGDFLFPDFPDSVIANGTLSLQEPATVITKAKALVQQGFKTLKVKVGENFNSELKLLQDLRNQFPNITIRIDANQSWAKSEAIQNLKALDSLEIEYCEQPVPKEKITDLAAVKEAVNIPIAADESLRNKQDATELSELEATNLFIIKPMLLGTFDNIFVTKSTADTHNIEVVVTTVLESAIGRAMTSILAAGLGNQKRAHGLATGSLLQNDTSTDEWLNQPVITFPEKAGLGITVDKEGLKKLF, from the coding sequence ATGCTGGACTATTACACATATCGCCTTCCCTTCAAGCAGCCCTTTCGCAGTGCTGTGAATACATTCTCACACCGTGAAGGCATTATCCTGGTTTACACGGAAGGTGACATCGAAGCTTATGGAGAGATCGCCCCGCTTCCCGGATTCTCTGATGAAAGTCTGACGCAGATTAAGGAAGTCCTGAAGGTAAATCACGCACACCTTCAGCAGGCCCTTCAATCCGTTGACGGGAAGCAAATGCTTCATGTCCTGGAACAAATTCATCAGTTCCCTTCCCTCAGCTTTGGTCTGGATACTTTAGTGCATGACCTGGAAGCTAAAAAGGCCGGTAAATCTCTGGGGGATTTTCTGTTCCCTGACTTCCCGGATTCTGTAATTGCCAATGGTACTTTATCTCTACAGGAACCAGCCACCGTTATAACCAAGGCAAAAGCATTGGTTCAGCAGGGTTTTAAAACCTTAAAAGTAAAAGTTGGGGAGAACTTTAATTCTGAACTGAAGCTGTTGCAGGATCTTCGAAACCAGTTTCCGAACATTACTATACGTATAGACGCCAATCAAAGCTGGGCAAAAAGTGAAGCCATACAGAATCTAAAGGCTTTGGATTCGTTGGAAATAGAGTATTGCGAACAACCGGTTCCCAAAGAAAAAATTACTGATTTAGCTGCCGTCAAAGAAGCGGTTAACATTCCCATAGCCGCCGATGAATCTTTGCGGAACAAACAGGATGCAACTGAACTATCAGAACTGGAAGCGACCAACCTATTTATTATAAAGCCTATGCTTTTGGGTACATTTGATAATATTTTCGTAACAAAAAGCACGGCTGATACTCATAATATAGAAGTGGTGGTTACCACTGTGTTGGAATCAGCGATTGGAAGAGCAATGACATCCATTCTTGCAGCGGGTTTGGGAAATCAAAAACGGGCACATGGTTTGGCTACCGGAAGCTTGTTACAAAATGACACCAGTACGGATGAATGGCTGAACCAGCCGGTGATCACATTTCCCGAAAAAGCAGGCTTGGGAATTACAGTGGATAAGGAAGGATTAAAAAAGTTATTTTAA